In Juglans regia cultivar Chandler chromosome 13, Walnut 2.0, whole genome shotgun sequence, the DNA window aaatgatcccgatctgtattatgtgatgtatatggcaagagcgcaatgaTCGGACCTTCAAAGACAAGGAGCGGTCTCTGGAGGAACTTAGAACTCTATTTTTCagaactttatttctatgggccattgctttagatttttaTGGCCTGAATTTTTATGACTTTTTAGTTTCCCTTACTTCAACCTAaataggtcttatctcttgtataccatcttgtgtatttgggctttgcctatctctattaatatattattgattacttatcaaaaaaaaaaaatgtattcctACATTATTCTCTCCTTAAAAAAGACGAGACTTGTTGAAAAGGAAGGCAAAACAATAATTTCGGGATAGAGGCAGAATGCCCTTGACAGCCAAAAGATTGCATACAAAAGCAAACAATGATATGATACCTACCAGttttaaaaggaaataataGGGAAAGAGTGTCATATGGTTTATTACATTGGATATTTTTTGCTCTTGTTTAATCGTATGAATTGAGTGTCATGATATCAGGTGGCTAAAACGAATGGCTACATGCATGTTAACACTCACGATAACTGCTATTAGAATATGTGGATGTAATGGAGTAAAAAACGAACCATTTCTCTTTATCTTCAAGCATCGGAGCTGGCTCAATGGATATCATGAATAAAACCTATAGAcatgaaataaataagtcaaaacATTTCCTCAGCACAGTATAACACTAAATCATGCCGCATGTTCACCTACTACCAAACATGCAACTGCAAGCAGAAGTTAGAAAACAGCGTTTTCTTAAACAGTGAAGGCCATTTTACCAACAGTAAGTGATTAAGGATCTGTATCCTTAATCAATGACATAGAACGTATATCAATTTAGTAATCAACTCTATGCTACAAAGTACAGAGCACGTAATACAAGGATCCTTGAATGGATGCcctaaaataataacaaattacaATGAACATGGATTAAAGCAAGgcaaaggaaaatataaattacaacaGAATAACAAACTATCCTGTGAATTTCGAAATTGCGTGAAAATTGTGCGCTAACCCTCATTGGATGTACTGCCGATCTTGGAGGAAGTCCCTGAAAAGCAGAGGAAAAGATATGAAGGACttgaagacataaaaaaaaccaagaccAAAGCAAATGCCATTTTAAAAAGGATCCACACAAATGGTCATTCAACACAAAAATACTCCTTTCTCGCATAAGCTAAgccataattttttgtttaatacaTACTAGAAACTGAATAGTGACATAAGTCCCCGCTATTTCATTGGCTCTTTTAACACTAAAGAGGAGAAACTTTGGCAACTAGGTCACGAGTCCCATccccaccaaaaacaaaaaagccatAGCAGATGGCTGCCCATTGAATTGTACAGCATATGTACATGGAAGAAATACCTCTGCCATTTCTATGGCCGACACACCAAGAGCCCACACATCcacctgtaaaaaaaataaattgtactATGAAGTTAAAAAGACccaaaatttgattagaaaaaaCAGCAATCTTCCAaagaatgaaattaaaaatgttactGAACACCTGAATTTGAATAAGGGTGTAATATTCAATGTATAGGTACTCAATAAAAATAGCTATGTGTAGCgtcttacacacacacacacacacacacaaagtaAGACGTTCACTCTAAATTATTACCGTTATTATCCTAACTTTCTAGATTCTTATTTTagttagggcttgtttggaaaaatatttcatcccaaaattctcatctcatcccatcccatcccatctccTTCCCAaccatcactcaaatacaaatattttcatactaatcattacaactttttttttttttgacaagttaaAAGCTTTATTAAGCACAAcgtaataggcaaagcccaagtatacaggaagtatacagaagaaacacctagttacattctAGTACTAGAAAAGCGACGACAAGAACTCGTTTACAGCCCCTCCCTTGAGTACAATTGCAGAGAACCAGCTAAGGagagtgcttataaaaaacttccaaaatgcatctctattgcGCTTCCTATCATTAAAGCACCTCTagtttctctccaaccaaatacaccacataatacacagaGGCATCATCTTCCATGCAGCTGCCACTTGGGAACAagtatgcatttgaaagttgGTCCAGCTTGCTAGAAAATCGACCACTGCTTCTGGCATAACCTAGCTCAGCCCAACCCTTCCAAAAACTCCATCCCACAGCACTTTAGAGatttcacaatgaagtagtagatgGTTCACTGATTCTgcttctttcttgcacataaagcaccaatccaaaacaatcattccgcgcttcctcaagttatctatAGTCTGAATATTCCCTATTGCTGATGTCCATACGAAAAAAGCCACCCTTGTCGGAACATGAGccttccaaatcctcttccaaggaaagcaaATATGATGCTGATTTAGTATCACCTTAAAGTATGACCGAACTGTAAACTTTTTAGAGGCTGTTTGTCTCCAGCATAGTTGGTCCCTGTCCTGTCTTCTTATCTCCACTTAATATAACAATCTGAAAAAATCAGTAACCTCctctacttcccaatcctggGCAGATCTAGAGAAACTTACATCCCAAAGCACCACTCCATTGGAAAGACCCATCAACtctgaaactgaagcttgcttattagtcgccaatctgaaaacaaccGGAAAGGCTCTAGACAATTCAgtatccccacaccaaacatcagaccagaatctgatttttgaaccatcaccaaccgagaagttaacttgtttcaagaaacaaccccaacctttcctaataaacttccatagacTCACTCCATACAAACCCCTACATTCCTTGGTACACCAACCTCCCCAATCACTACCATACTTTCGATCGATCACCCCCCTCCAGAatgcttcctcttccccatggtatctccatagccacttccccaaCAACGCCTTATTAAAACTACATAAGCTATGAATACCCAAACCTCCATTTAGAATCCGACAACAAACTTTTTTCCAACTCGCTAGGGGAGTTTTAGTCTCCTCTCCCACGCCTCCCCAcaaaaaatctctatacaaTTTTTCAATACGATTGGCCACACCAATTGGTAGAGGGAATAAAGACAGCAAGTAGATAGGGatattagagagagtactctttataagagtaatcctaccccctttagataaatatgtcattttctatgctgccaacttcctctctatcttctcgaccaccccatcccaaatgtGTTTGGCCTTAAAAGATGCCCCTAGCGGTAGTCCTAAATATTTTATGGGCAGAAAAGTAACTTTGCACCCCAGAAATTCTGCCAAATGATGAATGTTATGGACTTCTCCCACCGGTACCAACTCCGATTTACTTAAGTTCACTTTTAATCCGAGATGGCTTGAAAACACAGCAGGACAGCCCTCAAAACTTGAATTTGTTCCCCAACagcctcacaaaaaataaaggtaTCATCATCGAAAAGCAAGTTTGATATTGTAGCGGGGCCATTAGAATTAGAACCCACTGAAAAACCCGAGATAAATCCTGCTCCTACCACTGCCTCCACCATTCAactcaaagcctccataacaataTCAAATAGGAAGGGAGATAAGGGATCCCCCAGCCTCAAACCTCTTGAACTCGGAAAATACCCACAAGGCTGCCCATTAACAAGCACAGAAAAATGGACAGTTGAAATATAATGGCTTATCCAACCACACCACTTATCTCCAAAGCcgcatcttctaagcatatacaaaagaaaatttcagtttACATAATCATATGCTTTCTCCATGTCCAACTTACAAAAGACCCCCAGAGCCCCTTCCCGCATGCGGCTATCtacacattcatttgcaatcaaCACTGAATCTATGATTTGTCGTCCTcaaacaaaggcattttgagatttagaaaTGATATTCTCCATCACTTTGCTTATTTTATTTgctaacacctttgaaataatcttatagacactacTTACCAAACAGATTGGGCAAAACTCCTTCAACTCCGAAGCACCCACTCTCTTTGGAATCAaggcaataaaagtggcattcaaagtcttttcaaacttttgaatctcataaaattcatgaaatacCTTCATCACATCCTCCCACACAATCTCCAAACAATCTTGGAAGAATGCCATAGAAAACCCATCCGTCCCGGGAGCTTTGTCTCTCCTCATTCCACACACCACTCGATGCACCTCAAGCTCTTCAAACGGCCTCTCAAGCCAACTTGCTGAAAAATCATCCACCATTGCAAAGTTCAATCCATCAATCTTAAGTCTCCAAGCTTCCGTCTCACTTAGGAGAGAACTAAAAAACTGCACAGCATGCTCTTGGATCTCGGCAGGTGAGGATAGCAGATTATTTTCAGTTCTTAAcatctcaatagcattgttacgtctatgagaattagccattttATGAAAGAAGCTAGTGCACTTGTCTCCCTCTTTAAGCCAAAGAACTCTCGACTTTTGCCACCATGATATTTCTTCCCTCAAAAGAACCCTCTcaagttctatttttacttcGTTCTTCCTAGACAAACTCCCCTCACTATCCCCATCAGCTTCCAAGGATTGAAGCTCATCCCAAAGGGCTTTTTTCTGCTGCTCAACATTCCCAAAAACCTCCTTATTCCATATCTTCAAATCAGCTTTTAAAGCTTTGAGTTTACCagccaaaacaaaactaggAGTCCCCTCAAAACTGATATGAAAGCCACCAACTTTTTACCTTATCAACGAAGCCCTCCACTTccagccacatattctcaaacttaaagtaCCGATTGCCCTCATGAATACCCCCACATTCAAGAATAATGGGAAAGCGGTCCGATCCTACCCTTGGAAATCCTTTTTGGCACAACTTCGGATAGTGAGCTTCCCACGACGATGATactaaaaatctgtccaatcttgAACCGTCTCTAGAATTGGACCATGTATACTCACCCCCCACCAACAGCAAATCCAACAGTTCCAAATCAAAGATCAGCTGTGAGAAAACCTCCATAGCTGTAGTCATCGAAGATAGACCCTCCAGCTCACTTGGGAATCGAACtatattgaaatccccacacATACACCAAGGTAAATCCCACACAGAATACAACCCTAATATTTCATCCCACATCAAGTTTCTATCCCGATCCCTATTGGGACCATATACACTTGCTAATGCCCATGACCACCCATCTTCCATGTTTCTTAATACACATGCCACCAAGTAATCTCCAATGCATTCTTCTACCATCTCGACAACTCTACTATCCCACATGACTAGCACACCACCAGAAGCACCCGAAGAGGCTAAATAAGTCCAGCCTACAAACGAACCTCTCCACAAGCTACTAATTACATTCCTGTCAATAATttccaattttgtttcttggaggCATACGACATCGATCTTCTAACTATGAATTATGGACCTAATGCGAAGGCATTTATTGACATTATTgatcccccttacattccaagacaatattttaggcttcattaactGAAATAGTTTCCCTCCCCTTTAATATGTCCCTCCCCAAAGTACCCTCCTTattgtcataattaatagaacaatGCAATCTTTTCAACTCCCGCTCCTTTCTCACAGATGACTTCTCAGCCCTTCAATGGCAACTAAAAGTGCCATcaattgttcttcataaccATCATAAAAGAGACCCACACAACTTTGAATCACCTCCACTTTTTCAAAAACCCAGTCTGAAGTTTCCTTGGACACAATCTGAAGAGGAGTCATATGTAACAGTGATGAACTACCCATCTCTTCCTCATAAATAGCTACTTCAAGTTGTGGGTCCGAAACCAACCTATCCTGCTCTTCCATTTCAGACAGTGCAAAATCAACCTGCCTGCTTCTAAATTCAGAAAATGCTTCAGTAAACAATTACCCCCTTCCACCATCCTCGTGTGAGTGACCACAGAGGTTAGAACCTCATTTTGTCCCTCAGCAGCCTCGACAATTTCCTCTGCCTCCCTTTCCAGAACATGTGGACCATCTCTAACCCACCTGAGGCTTCATCTGTGCCTATCGACTCTTTTTGTGCCAGAGGTGGAAACACCTGTGCTATGATCAGCGCCGTTACAATGTCTCAGGAATGAGCCAATACGGCATTGCCTTTGCTCGCGAGAAGTTCGCCTTTACTCATCACGGTTGACATCGGAATCTCGCTATCTACCTCTGTCGACCAAGTTTGTGCAAGAGCCGAGACGATGGGAGCTAAGCTAACGGCAGAACTGCTAGAGTTCACCCCTCCAATCTCCACAGACCCTGCTGCCGGCAGCTGTGCTTCCATCGAAGCTTCGAGGGCCTTTGACGCCACTTTCTGAGGCTTCGCCGGCGACGGTGGCGCTGACCCACACACCACTGGGCCTGCCCCGAGCTGCAACTTCTTCCTCCACGCAAAAcctttcaactttttcaaactaatcattacagctttctcaaactttcaaacaaaaaataaaaaataattcaactttttcaaatccctaaacaaaaataatattaaaaactatattctaacaatatttttactttataatattttttattcaacattttctctctcctttcccaaaaccccataaaacattaactcaaactatctcactactattcacaaactatcttactaccattcacaaaattatcatctcatctcactctccaagcTTGTCCTTAGtcatcataaataaaattcctTCAAAATTAGCAACATGATTctttccttttgataaataaatcaatcttACTAAAGCACACCAGGtgtttcaaaatttcattaagGAGGTGAGCAGTCCACAAAGAGAGCAGGCAGAATGTGGGCACATATATTAGAAAAGAGGCTCAAAGAGAAGTAAATGCACTGAGACCAAGAATACTAACCTTTCCATCATAGCGACTTTCTTGAATAACTTCTGGAGCCATCCAATGTGGAGTGCCAATGaactgaagagagagagagagagatgtcaaAACGAATTTCCAACCATCAACCAGAAACAAACAATCAACAAATGTCATGGTCTTGAGAATAAAATAGCGGCAATGGCCTTCCAAGGAACCTATAAATTTGTAGACGTagaagaacaaaatgaaaacaaaataaactaaaaagacAGTAGAAAAAACATTGAGATAGATGAAAATTGCTAAGTCCTTCAGTGGAAGGAAACTAGGATAAGATATTAGATACATATGGTAAAAGACAGCACTTGGTGACCAGATTACTTATCCCCAGATGGAATCCTCATGCTGATGAACTTTCTTTACCAATTCACCAATGCTATTACTAACTCagttttataagaaaatactgCCATTAACTTTAAGACCAGCTTTTCTGAGAATACTTCACTGTAAGCATAATCGCAATCTCTTTCTCCCAAAAACCCTCCAAGATAGCAAAGGTTTTATAAGCAGTATATTATCAAGGCTACCTCTAAAGGTTTCAGATGCCTTAATTGGTTGTGTACTTTTTGAAGAGGAAAAATGATTGGATTTCCACCACCATCTGACATTCgtaaaaaaaacagagatttttttcctttagttttaaattaTGGTAGCCAACTGTGGGCCTTTGAAAGGATGAAGAGCCTCTAATTGTCTCAAGGCCCTTATAGCTGCAGTTAGTACATTTGTGATGAAATTGAGTTCATATCTGCGACATCAAGAAATTCAAACATTGGCTGGTTATGCCATAGGGTAGGTTCCTTTTGTGACACTATCCCAAATTTATGttccaaatatattttcaacttGTCAATATTTTCTAGATAGAGGCAACTGCAGAGTCAGGTGTTTGATTGAAACCTGCAAGACAAAACTTGCAATATCCAACAGGTCCAGGTATTGGCCAATTTGTCAAGATACATTTGTGGAGCTTTGTTCATATGGAGCTGCCTCCTCAATCAAAAACTTCTATATAGCATCTGTTTATGGGGGCAATCTGATGTCCCTGAAAAGTTGGTCGCATAGCAGCATCTTAGCAAAGGTGACTTACTTTTCATGGAAGAGAATCTTGATAAGATACCAATTATTGACCTCTTAATATCAAAAGTTTTGTATTAATAAAATcagttttacttatttttttttttttttaaaaaagtaaaatacttTGTAATTTCTAAAGCAATGCTCATCTGTTGTTGTCAATGTCACCTTATCCAATTTGTCACTGTTACTAGAATTATATGTAATTAACCTTCTATTACAAATTGATAAAATAGGTGAtttaaagcaaaaaaataaaacttcatttCACTGCtctttatttcatattttgcatTCAGCTATATTTTAATCTTCCGTCTCTTAAACTCTTTGCTTTCTAATTTCACCAGGAGATATGAGATCGTATTGAAAACTGAATAAGTGTTCATGTTTACCATAAAACCTTGCCCACTCTTCTACCCAAGTCTTCTAATCTAGGATCCCAAATCACCTAGGCATCACCAGGAACCCACTGAGTATGGTACTAGCAAATTCTGGCCCATTGAACAAAAATTTAAAGGAAGTGCagcagagaaagagagacaaaaagaaaagaaaaaaagattgtgTCAACTACAGTATAGGTGTTTATGTTAAACAAATACTGTACCGTGTTGCGCTTTGACATGGTCCTTGTCAGCTGCGCTGCAACCCCGAAATCACCTGCTCATGACTCGATATTTCATGAGGTAGTCAATGGTGTGttcctcaattttattttttgataagtacacgTGTTTCTCGAAAATCAAAAGCAATATCAAACGTTAAATTTAGatgtcaaaacaaaaatggaaCAGGAAAGCCAATTTATAGGCAtttgtgtaaaaataattacgtCACACTGAGACTTAATTAAAGGGTAAAATGGgaattttgttattgttattattatttatgtaggTCTATATTATGGGCTTAAAAATGAATTATGTAGGTCTATTTATTGTTAAAGGGTAACAGGCCCAATCCATGTTTTAATAGGAATAGCCAATTGAATCCAAGAAAAACTAGGAATCATTGTCGGATAGAATTCCTCTTGACCACTCAAATCTGTCACTTCATAATTTATAGTGATGAGGCCTAAATTCAGGGTAGCATTTCATAAGAGTACGCTGCTAAATTTTTCCTAGAAGAGTTGaaattgtttaaaattttttataaggaaaatcAATTCCTCCAGCTAGGAATGTCATTCTGCAGCCGGCCCTATCTTTTAGAAATACCAGTAGattttaagaaaacaaattctTATAAAGAGTTAAAAATCCTACTTTCATCACCCTTGATGTACTAAGAAAACCctaacttttattataaaaatgacaCTAAACATTATTATCTCAACCCAATCACAAGTCTTCCTTGTTGTTGCCCCTTTTTCAGCCCCTGCAACTTTAAAAATATCCTAAAATCGCAGCCCTTCTCCTCCCTTGGAAAAAACCCCTATTTATGGGTCCCTTTGGTCATTTCGGCAAATTTTCTTAAAGTTTTCTCAATTCTTTTAGTCATGGTTCAAGTTTAAATATCTACTAAccttctaatatatttttttttattattttgaaataaccTTCTAATTTGCTAATgattcttatatttttgtttaaacaaTGATTTGAACTGTTGCAAGCAATAATCTGAGTTAATAAAGatatagaaacaaaactttCATTTTCCCTTCGATTACTAAAAAAACCTTCTGGAAACAGTTTACACCACACTTTCAGCAAGAaagttttttctattattatctCGCATCTCTAAGATACAAAGGATATAAATCAGAACCAGAAAAATATGTACCAgtacaaaaatataagaatCAGAAGCAAGGGCTGAGATAAAATTACAAGAGATGATTATAAAAGGTTAGACCAGAAAGGTTCTCGCGCATGATGAAACAAGTATCAACTATCAACAACGTCAAACAGATTAAAATAAGGTTCATGATTCGCAGTATTGAGACTAATTTGTTCTACGTAAATATACATGAAGTTTACTCACCCAACTTGACATCTCCTTGTTCAGTTAACAAAATATTCCCACCCTTAATATCTCTATGGACCTTGAAAATTGAGTGCAAATAAGCAAGGCCCTACATGTAAAAAGAATATtgataaataaacaaaatattgacTACAAATACATAAAAGCCAAGGAAGCATTTACTTCATGTAAACAACGGCAAAAAGAAACACCTTAAGTTTTCTTCCACAAAATTTAACAAAGTTTTCTGCAggcataataatttaaattgattaGCCTCATTAATTCTGTGGAGgagctaaaattgttatttttgaagacagagagatcgtggaggagctaaaattgttattttttagaactctttgtacttgggccattgctgtagacttaaatggcatggaccttcatgaatTCCTAGTTTCTAACATGCCGACATAATTAGGGCATTTTCTCTGTATCTTGACactttggtgatttaataaagtcttattttacttatcaaaaaataataatttaaattgattaGCCTCATTAATTCTACAATTCAAACCAATCAGAGTTAACCTTACCTTCAATGCTTCCCTACAAATATATGCTATTTGATACTCCTCCAAAGGCTCCTCTGTCACGTTCATCAAGTCGGCAACACTTCCACCCCCACAGTATTCCATCACTATCTGCCAAGATACTGAAAATAGTAATCCCCAACTTAAAAACTCAATGAAGTTTGTTTAGCATATAAATCATTCTTACCCAAAGATATTCCTCCCCTTGGTAGCTTCCAAGATAACGCACAACATTTGGATGATTACACTGCTGCAACATCTCAATCTCACCACGAATTTCTTCATATCCCTCCTCCTAAACACGGATGAAGATTTTCATTCATTGTGATAAAGTTCATGCACAAGATCGCATAAATTCAAGAAGCATAAGGAAACCCACCCCTTCACATAACGATATGACTTTGATAGCGACCAGGTCCGAAGTTCTTATATCCCTAGCTTTGTAAACGGCCCCATATGACCCTTTCCCTGCCATCCCCAAAAAAGCAACCTCACTCAGCACGGTAAGATAACCACACAGAATCCCCCTAAATCAGCTAAATACAACATAATCCTACAGCCAACTTATTCACCAAGAACGCATCAAACTAGCACTATTTAGTAACACAAATACCAAAAGTAAGCAAAATTCTCCTCCAATATGCAGTGAAGGTGCAAAATCAAACTCAGATTTTAAAAAGCATACCAAGCTCATTGAGCAATTCGTACTTGGTCGTAGGATCTTCCCTGGTAAcactctccggaatcgaactcGAAGAGATCTTCGTCGTGAGCTGCCGAACTTCCTCCCCACCCTGTGAAGACCCGCTCACCTTCCTCTGCTTCCCAAACCCTAATTCCCCAACCGCTTGCATACTGGCCACGGCCCGCCCCATCGTCGAGTCCCCCGTCCCCTTACCACCACCGGTCCTCCTCAACACGGTCCCGCTCAACGACTCCCTCTCGCTCGCCCTCAGTGTAGACCTCACCACAAACGTTGAAAACCCCTCGCCGTCCCCATCACCCTCAACGTCATCACCACCGATCATTCTATTCCCAGGGCTCGCAGAATAGTATTCCGAGAGTGGCGAGCTCCGGGGCTTCGAGGAGAAGTAGGAAGACGAAGAAGACAGGTTGCGGGAGCGAGTGCGATCGGTCTTGACGATCACTGTGTCGAAATCTGCGCTATCGTGGTCGTCGTCATAGTCGATTGAGGCTCCGCCGCCGAAGTCCTTGGGGAGGCGTTTTAGGAGTGGGGGAAGAGAGGAGTAGTCTTcgtcgtcttcttcatcttcctcatgGTCCTTGTAAACCATTGTAGCGTAAAGGTCTTCTTCTCGTTGTTGTTCCCGTGTCTGTGCTTTGCTTTGGGGTTTGCGTCGcttttgcttttcattttgttgtttttcggagtcggaatcggaggcATCTTCGTCTCCGTGAATGACGACGGTGGAGTAGAGATCAGACTTGGTCCGGGGGCTGCGGGTCCGGCGATAGGCGGAGCTCGGATCCATTTCTCGGAGTGAGCGATCCGAAGTGGCAGTTTGGAACTGAAAGTATGAAGGAAACTGCCAGAGTGCCAGAGCAGAGCCAGCAAGCGCAGATCTCAATGGGCCGAATCTGTTTGGATCAGCTGAGTCAGCCCACACCAAATTCTGGCATGCACCTGCCAAgggtaaaaagtaaaaacattgTGGTCTTCTTGGGCTTTCCTggctttaaatattaaaagtctcattataatttattttagcgAATTGATTCGTGAATCAATGAGGgcacatttatttttacaattttttttaatttatcttattttattttattttattattatattttttaaaaatttctatatcaaataaaataaacaatttaatttttctaaattacaaaataaaaataatattaaaaaaatatattctaacaatattttatttaacttttaactttaatctcaactaatctcatctcatctgtaaaaaaaaagaggtcTGAATCGCagtgttttttaatttcataccgTACCGGCCCAATGGCTGGTACAGGTATCATATGTATTTCGTATCAGCCCAAATACCAAtcgtaccggcctatatttcggcctatACTGATCGATATTTctgcctttaatttttttttcattttttcaaactacaagcttattttttaccctcaattcagattaaactatttataatttatatatatgtatatatatataatttatttatatataaactattattttcgaatataatctatttatatatcgactatttcgaaacggtatcggtatcaaaatatttcattccagtgccttgaccggtatgttatccggtacggtattcaaaatattgttgAATCGTGCTAGTCGAAAGAAATGagctttattatttatttgactaAATGatgaatgatatttgtagtgATAGATGCATAAGTGtcgtgtattttttaaaaaaaattaataaatataaaatctaaatgaaaaaaaaaattaaattgttaataatgaaattcactattttttaaaagaaatgtacAGTACTTACACAATCtataactgtatctaatattactcaaaagataagttttaaaaatattttattacacaTAAGCCGGTGTGTTAATACACCACTTACAGtggaatcattataactttaaaaaaacaaaacaccaaTCATTCAGCGGTATGTTGGTGTGTAAAAAACaagatttataaatagattttcttattttaaaatttgaatattacaaatttaatttattatttaaaatttaaaattatataaattatatgttttatacaccaacttgataaaaaaataactcataTATAAATAGACACGTCTGATTCTTTGATTGTAATGTGTTGGGGTCAcgatttataacaaaaaatgaaagttcTAAATGTTGTGTATTGATGTTTCCTTCCTCCTTGACCGATCATCTTATGTTCTCTCTTCATTAACAGTATAAGGCTCCATTGGTATAGAAATACTCTCAGCTCATAATATCttgtcattataatttttttaaatttttatataaaatataataaataattaaatttttaaaaattttaaaataataatagtattaaaaaatgaaaaatgttgtgtGCAACCGCCCTTGGGGAACTGTTGGGGAATTA includes these proteins:
- the LOC109014382 gene encoding serine/threonine-protein kinase 3/4 isoform X2, with translation MDPSSAYRRTRSPRTKSDLYSTVVIHGDEDASDSDSEKQQNEKQKRRKPQSKAQTREQQREEDLYATMVYKDHEEDEEDDEDYSSLPPLLKRLPKDFGGGASIDYDDDHDSADFDTVIVKTDRTRSRNLSSSSSYFSSKPRSSPLSEYYSASPGNRMIGGDDVEGDGDGEGFSTFVVRSTLRASERESLSGTVLRRTGGGKGTGDSTMGRAVASMQAVGELGFGKQRKVSGSSQGGEEVRQLTTKISSSSIPESVTREDPTTKYELLNELGKGSYGAVYKARDIRTSDLVAIKVISLCEGEEGYEEIRGEIEMLQQCNHPNVVRYLGSYQGEEYLWIVMEYCGGGSVADLMNVTEEPLEEYQIAYICREALKGLAYLHSIFKVHRDIKGGNILLTEQGDVKLGDFGVAAQLTRTMSKRNTFIGTPHWMAPEVIQESRYDGKVDVWALGVSAIEMAEGLPPRSAVHPMRVLFMISIEPAPMLEDKEKWSLVFHDFVAKCLTKEPRLRPPASEMLKHKFIEKCKYGPSAMFPKIDKARKLRASMALQAQSLAPVLAEDDVTPKQNEDYGDTVPSRPYNIGLQVANEVPTTSTLRKQNISDAGKPVGESNFDTVIVHGGDEIENTAKQTQVSNDREPLPSLEHVESLSMNDTGGQSAVLLMENSKDIDVNNTLVGEPNEESLKTKVISQAELGGGSGISSGTLNNDTVSRKAFALQDKLWSIYAAGNTVPIPFLRATDISPIALLSDNVLGGMQWDNGGTVAIEALQELFTGDGQSRKGRRGQNEMPLPPSVYQRLTSSSTLLNLAQALAYHKMCYEDMPLQELQATQEQQTIQNISDTLRTILRL
- the LOC109014382 gene encoding serine/threonine-protein kinase 3/4 isoform X1; protein product: MDPSSAYRRTRSPRTKSDLYSTVVIHGDEDASDSDSEKQQNEKQKRRKPQSKAQTREQQREEDLYATMVYKDHEEDEEDDEDYSSLPPLLKRLPKDFGGGASIDYDDDHDSADFDTVIVKTDRTRSRNLSSSSSYFSSKPRSSPLSEYYSASPGNRMIGGDDVEGDGDGEGFSTFVVRSTLRASERESLSGTVLRRTGGGKGTGDSTMGRAVASMQAVGELGFGKQRKVSGSSQGGEEVRQLTTKISSSSIPESVTREDPTTKYELLNELGKGSYGAVYKARDIRTSDLVAIKVISLCEGEEGYEEIRGEIEMLQQCNHPNVVRYLGSYQGEEYLWIVMEYCGGGSVADLMNVTEEPLEEYQIAYICREALKGLAYLHSIFKVHRDIKGGNILLTEQGDVKLGDFGVAAQLTRTMSKRNTFIGTPHWMAPEVIQESRYDGKVDVWALGVSAIEMAEGLPPRSAVHPMRVLFMISIEPAPMLEDKEKWSLVFHDFVAKCLTKEPRLRPPASEMLKHKFIEKCKYGPSAMFPKIDKARKLRASMALQAQSLAPVLAEDDPQVTPKQNEDYGDTVPSRPYNIGLQVANEVPTTSTLRKQNISDAGKPVGESNFDTVIVHGGDEIENTAKQTQVSNDREPLPSLEHVESLSMNDTGGQSAVLLMENSKDIDVNNTLVGEPNEESLKTKVISQAELGGGSGISSGTLNNDTVSRKAFALQDKLWSIYAAGNTVPIPFLRATDISPIALLSDNVLGGMQWDNGGTVAIEALQELFTGDGQSRKGRRGQNEMPLPPSVYQRLTSSSTLLNLAQALAYHKMCYEDMPLQELQATQEQQTIQNISDTLRTILRL